From Pseudomonadota bacterium:
TATCTTATTAACAGAGTTCTCCTGAAATCAATGAAACAGGCAAGATACGCGTCTTCCAATAAAGGGCACTTCGGCCTTGCATCTGATTGCTACCTCCATTTTACATCGCCGATCAGAAGGTATCCTGATCTTATATGCCACAGATCCCTGAAAAATGCTATAAACGGGGGCCCGGCCATTTATAGCCAACAAGAACTTGACAATATGGCAGGACACTTATCTGAAAGAGAAAGGCTTGCAATGGAATCGGAGCGAGAAGGTACAGACAGGATAAGGATTTTATTCATGAAGGATAAAATAGGCGCAGCATATGACGGCATAATCTCTCATATTACTTCCTTTGGTTTCTTCGTTGAGCTCTTTGATTTATTTGTCGAAGGATTGGTGCTTCTCACTGATCTCTATGATGACTATTATCTGTTTCAAGAAGAAAAGTTTCGGCTCATTGGCAGAAGGACTAAAAAGATTTACCGCATAGGCGATAAAGTACAGGTAAAAGTGATACTTGCCAATGTAGAAAAAAAACAGTTACACTTTAAACTTATACAAAAACGTACTTAATAGAAGGTCTCCAAAGGAAACCATTCAAGGGGTTGGAAGTGTTCAAACCTCTTAAACCTTTTTTAAACTCTTTAAACTATTAGTTTTGGAGGGGGCGACGTGAGCCAGATGTACATAAACGTCAGTGAGATAAATAGCTCACACGGTGAGCGAGAAGGCGCCCCTCCAACGGCTTTGCCGGTGGAGGGGCGACCGGGTACCCGCTTGCGGGTGTCCCAGTAATTGACATGATAAACATGCGGATGTTACTTTATAAAATGAAATTCATCGAAAAATTGCAAAATAAATTCTATATTTACATATTTAAAGAGCTTGCGTATATACTTTTTTTGGCCCTCGGCATACTCACCTTCATACTTATAATGAGTAAAATGGGAAGGATAGCAGATCTTGTCATAAACAAAGGGGTCGATTTAAAGGATATTATCTTATTGATTATATATTCTTCTCCGCCTTTTCTCACTTTCACCCTACCTATGGCTTTTTTGTTGTCAACTATAGTTGTGCTTGGAAGACTTTCAGCAGAGAATGAAATACTGATATTGAAAACAAGTGGTATAGACTTAAAATATCTCTTCTATCCAATTGCAGCCGTGGGCATAATAATTACAATCGTGGGATTTATAAACACTAATCTGCTTCTTCCAAAAAGCGGCGAATTGTTCAGGGATACATTGATAAATGTAGTCAAAAAGGGTGTATCGGTAGACGACAAGGAAGGAGTATTCAATGATTCAATATCCGGCGTAGTTATATATATCGATAAAGTTGACACAAAAAATAAATCACTTTTAGGAATTCTTGTGTCTGATGACAGAGACAAGGATGTCAAGCAAATGATATCAGCTGATAAGGGTTATGTAAATTACGATCCGGCATCTCTTGATCTCTATTTTGTGCTTGAAAAAGGAAGTTTGCACAGGTGGGAAAAAATAAACGATGTTTATAGAAATCTTTCTTTTAAGAATTATTCATTTTCCATAAATCTTACTAATATGTTGCCTGGAAATGTATCTTTAAGAAAAAGACCATATGAAATGGATATAAAAGAGTTAAGACAGTCTCTTGCAAGTGCAAGCGCTTCGGACAGATACGATTTGCTTCTTGAAATCTATAAAAAATTCTCAATCCCTTTCTCATCATTAGCTTTTATATTTCTCACAATACCTCTGGGCGTAAGACGGAGGATAGAAGGAAAGGTTTCAGGCATTATATATAGTCTGGCATTATTCATTTTTTATTATATCCTGATGGCTTTTACCGAAAATGTCGGAAAATCAATACACTTGCCGGCACTACTTACATCCTTCATACCAAATATATTAATAATTTTTATAGGCTTAAATCTTTTAAAACATTTGAATTCTGAAGAAAATGCAGGTATTTCAGAAAAACTAAAATATCTTTGGGGACACTATCTTGAAAAAGTTAAATAAATACTTAATCTCAAATGTTTTAAAAATATTATTGATAACTGAGCTTGCCGGACTTGTAATGTTTATAACTATTGAGTTTTTTGAACATATGGGTGTTTTTACATCATCTTTAAAAAACTTTGTGTTAAGCATTGTTTATATATTTCTTAAAATACCCTATTATTTCAACCTTATTTTACCGTTAACTTTTCTTATCTCGATATTAATAATGCTTATATTAATGATCAGGAACAATGAAATGGTTGTCGTCAGAACGTCTGGCATAAGTACGATTCTGGTTATGAAACCACTTATTTTTCTTTCCATAGTATTCATAATGTTTTCATTTATCCTCTCTGAATGGATTATACCTGCAGCTTTAAATAAATCGGAATATATATATAGAATCAAGATAAAGAAAGAAGAACCATATGTATTTTTCAAAAATGGAAGTATCTGGTTTAAGAGGGGTAATGTTATAAATAACATAGACTCTATTGATGTAAAAAAGGATATTATAAAAGGGCTTACGGTGATTGAGCTATCTGATTCATACACTATCAAAAAAAGGATAGATGCAAAAGAAGGAATATGGAAAAACGATTCCTGGTTTTTTACAGATGTTGCAGAAAGAATATTTGACGATGAAGGAATAAAATCAGTAAAAAAATATACAGTTCTAAAAGATCTTATCAGAGAACCACCTTCGGTATTCAAGGTTATGGAAAAGAATCCTGAAGAAATGGGCTACAGAGAACTTTCAAATTATATAAAAAGGCTCAAAGCAGACGGGCATGATGTTCGGAGATATCTTGTTGATCTTTATGGCAAAGTTGCATTTCCGTTTATTAACCTTATAATGGTGTTTGCTGCATTCTCTGTCGGTTTAAGATACACTAAAACAAAAAATGTATCCATGGGGATATTTATGGGTATATGCATTGGCGTACTATACTTTCTCTTTCATAATATTTCGTTATCATATGGATATTCAACGTTTCCACCTATTTTTGCTGCATGGTTTTCAAATATTATTTTTTTCTCCGCCGGCATAATAGGAATTGTTACTCTAAGGACATAGTTTATTTTGAAAGCTTATCTTGATATAGAAACAGACAGATGGGGAAATATATCCGTAATAGGCATTTATACCAAACAAAAGGGGCTTTTACAGCTTTACGGAGACAACATAACCACAGAAAATGTTGGAATATTAATTTACCAAACAAAAACAATTGTAACATTCAACGGCGATAGTTTTGATCTTCCTTTCATAAAGAAAAAATTACATCTTGATTTAAAAGCAACCCACCACTCGCTCGATCTTTTTAAGGAAAAAAAAAGATTGGGAATCAAAGGCGGACTCAAAGAGCTTGAGAAGAAGTTTGGAATTGTAAGAAAAACTGAGGGGATAAACGGTTATCATGCTATTAAGCTTTGGGAAAGCTACATAAGAGACGGGAACAGTGAGGCACTCGATCTTCTTCTTGAATACAACGGGGAAGATGTGATAAACCTGATAAGCCTTGAATCCTGTTTGGCAAACTTATAGGAAATGGTATATGACAGAAAACTTTGAATTAGATGTTTTTCATAATAAAATATCAGGCATTATGACTGTCCCTGATGGCGACAAAAAAAACCCTTGCGTCATCCTTTCACACGGACTTATCAGCTCAAAGGAAAGCTCGAAATATATTGCAATGTCAAAAAACCTGGATGACGCAGGCATAGCATCCTGCAGATTTGATTATCATGGCTGTGGAGAGAGCGGGGGCAATATAGAAGAAACAACTCTTACCAAAAGGGTTGGAAATCTGGATGCAATTACAGAATATGTTGTCAATCACAATCTTGTTGACGCGGATAAAATTGGTATTCTGGGAAGCAGTTTTGGCGGGTCTGCATGCATTATAAAAGCAGCCAAAGATAAAAGAATAAAATGTGTTGCACTATGGGCAACACCATATAGATTAGAAAAAAAAGAGGATGGCAGAATATCCGAAATTGAATTTAATGAATCTATTTATACTGATTTCCTGACCTATAATCTGCTTTTAGAAGCAGCTAAGGTATCCTGTGCATTAGTAATACATGGAGAGATAGATGAAACCGTTCCTTGCTCTGAAGGAAAATCAATATACAAATGCCTGAAAAAACCAAAAAAAATTGAAATTATTAAAGGTGCTGATCACATATTTTCAAATTTATCACACAGAGAAAAGGCAATCAGTCTGTCTTTGAACTGGTTTAGAAGGTTTTTCCTGGGCAGTTAAACTATTCCTTTTTTTTATCTCCCTTTGATTTTACTCTTTCCCTTATTAAATCCCCTACAACATTGCTTAACCCAATGCCCAGCGCAAGAGAAAGGGCCAGAATAATTCCTCCAAATATTATGAGAAAACTGATTGTTATAATGGTATTCCCTACACCTATGTATTCAAATACAATACCAAATGTAATAATAACCAGGAATATTCTCGTTCCTTTCGCTATCAGGTCACCATATTTTATATCTGCATTCTCACAAGTCATAAATATTACCCTGCTGATAAAATTACTGAAAATAATCCCCATAATAATAATAAAAAGAGACACTACTATATGCGGTAAAGCATTTGAAACCCTTGTAGCATATTCGGTAAATTGTGATATACCTATAAAATTCAAGCCGAAAGAAAAAAAAGCAATTATAAATATCCAAAATACAATCTTACTCAGTATTAATGAGGGGAGTGTTTTAACTCCTCCTTTTTTCAAAAAATTAACTATTCCAACATCATTTGCCCATTTATCAAATCGAAACAGGATCAGGAGTTTGCAAAGAAGCTTTTTTATGACCCAACTTATAAAAAATCCTACTACCATAATAAAAAGCATAACAAGTATGTTAAGGAAGATTTCCGTAAAATTTTCATACAAATCAAGAAACATGTCTTTGAAGAAATCTTTCATACTGAGCATCTTATTAGATGTGGCTATTTATGTCAATTGAAAAATGCCACACATTATAGTATCCTAAGCCACATGAATAACATCACAACAATTATTGGGACAAAGGAAAATATATATGAAGATATACGCGGTTTTTCAGAAAAACTTGTAGATAACCCTGAAATTGTTGTTGTTACAAAAAAAGATATAAAGGATAAAGTGATAGAACAATCTTCTGCACTTTTTTTTGATAAAAATATAGTTCTGACACTTTTGGACCCTGAAAGAGAAGTTCTGGAAGAGATAAAAGGACATCTGGTATTGCTAAAAGAAAAAATACACATCATCATATATTTAACAACTCCTGTGTCTAACACTCAAAACCAGATTGAATCTACAACAATTATTATTAAAAAAGATAAGGAAAAGCGGATTAAGGACAGAGTCCTCGCTTTACTTAAAAAACATAACAAAGTAATGACGGATAAAGGGTTCAAACTTTTCAGAGAGAGAGTTGCAGATGAATCAGTGCTTGAACCAGAGTTGATGAAGCTCGTAAATTATGTTGGCGTCAATAAAGAGATAAAATCCGCAGATGTTAAATCTATTGTCACCGAAACACACGAAGAAAATTTGTTAAATTTGTTTGATTTTATAGCGCAGACCGATAAAAAAGAAATGTTGAACGCATTAGAAACACTTCTATCTGGCGGGATGAATATACTTGCGGTTCAAGGTTTTTTAGTAAAGCAGACAAGATTAATGCTTCAGGTAAAGGATATGGAAGAAATCCTAAAAACAAATCAAGAATACCCTGCTTTTTCAAAAATATTTAATAAATGGAAAGAAGACATTGAAATAACACCACTTGAAAAGAAACTTTACCTCTCTTATCAGAAACCTTTTTATGCATATAAACTATCAAAAACAAGTCAACGTTTTAAAAGAAAAGACCTGTTATCTTTCTTTAACATGCTGATGTATTTCGATACAAAAGTAAAAAGCGGCACCAAACAAGACCGCATACGTTTGGAACATGCTTTATTAGGTGCATAAGTGATCCTCCAAGCAATGCTTTTTTTGCTCACTATCGCATCTACATACATTGTTGGAGGACCGTTATATAGTTTGTCAATCATATCTATACTGCTTGCGCATGAAATGGGGCATTATTTTATGAGCAGGAAATATGGCATACCGGCAACCCTACCTTATTTTTTACCTTTTCCCCTCTCACCCTTTGGTACATTTGGCGCAATAATAAAGATAAAAGGTGTTTTTATCAATAAAAAGGCTCTTTTTGACATCGGGGTAGCAGGGCCACTGTCAGGCTTTGTCGTGTCAGTACCATTAATAATCTTAGGTATTAAACTATCCACAATCCAATCAGTGACCGGCAACGCATCATACCTTAAACTTGGTGACCCCTTAATCTTCAAGATTGTTCAACAATTGTTAATAGGCAACATACCTGAAGGCTCTGACCTTGTCCTGCATCCATTTGGTTATGCCGGGTGGGTAGGTTTGTTTGTTACGGCACTGAACCTTTTGCCTGTTGGACAGCTCGATGGTGGTCATATTGTCTATGCGGTATTCGGTGAAAAGAGCAAATGGGTCTTTGGCGCAACTCTAATTGCACTCGGGGTATTCTCAATCTTTTATAACCCAGGATGGTTAGCACTTGTTATTATTCTTCTTATTTTCGGTATGCGTCACCCGCAACCTTTTGACACTGAAACAGAACTTGACGATAAAAGGAAATTTATAGCATTCGTTATACTTATAATATTTATACTTTCATTCACCCCTATTCCATTCCCATCGTTAAACATAAGCAAGAGTTCGGGGATCCTTATATAATATCGTTTAAATAAAATCCTCCGTCGCAAGTAAACAAGCACTGGAAATTGCGGAGCTTAATCATATTAGAAAAAAACTAAAATATGGGCCTTACGCTCTTTGCCGGCTGTAGATTAAGACTTGTGATAACTTCTGAATCATTAACAACTTCCGCGAAGGTTTTTCTTCTATCTAGAAAATCAAACACATCTTCTCGAGTAAAATAGATATGGATATACTCAACAAACCCTCCGTACTGATTGCATTGTGAGTAATCCCTGACAGGCCAGTATATACCAAGAGCTAATCCTTCAATATCATCCCTGTTAAGGTCTTCCTTCTTTATATAGTTCAAATATTTCGGAAAGTAAGTCTGAAGCACATTGGAAAACCTTTTCTCGGGTTCTGTAGCTCTTTCGTCGAAAACAATTTCGGACGGCCTGATATTCATCATTATGTAATGAAGTTTTTCATTTTTGCCATCATTCAGTATTGTCAGACCTATACCCTCTTTGTAAATACCCACATTGGAATTATTAAGCCTGTGGTAAATCCCTTTTAGAAGACTCTCGTTGTCCGCATAAATTTTTTTCATCCTTATATCATCATATGAAGTTTTCATGCTCTCTGCCTGGTTTTTAGCCACGTAAATCGGGCCTGCAGCACAGGAACAAAGAAAAACCAATAAACAAATAAAGATTATTTTCTTCATATCAGCTCCTTTCCTGCAATATTTCAACTATTTCCGTCAG
This genomic window contains:
- a CDS encoding LptF/LptG family permease yields the protein MKFIEKLQNKFYIYIFKELAYILFLALGILTFILIMSKMGRIADLVINKGVDLKDIILLIIYSSPPFLTFTLPMAFLLSTIVVLGRLSAENEILILKTSGIDLKYLFYPIAAVGIIITIVGFINTNLLLPKSGELFRDTLINVVKKGVSVDDKEGVFNDSISGVVIYIDKVDTKNKSLLGILVSDDRDKDVKQMISADKGYVNYDPASLDLYFVLEKGSLHRWEKINDVYRNLSFKNYSFSINLTNMLPGNVSLRKRPYEMDIKELRQSLASASASDRYDLLLEIYKKFSIPFSSLAFIFLTIPLGVRRRIEGKVSGIIYSLALFIFYYILMAFTENVGKSIHLPALLTSFIPNILIIFIGLNLLKHLNSEENAGISEKLKYLWGHYLEKVK
- a CDS encoding LptF/LptG family permease produces the protein MKKLNKYLISNVLKILLITELAGLVMFITIEFFEHMGVFTSSLKNFVLSIVYIFLKIPYYFNLILPLTFLISILIMLILMIRNNEMVVVRTSGISTILVMKPLIFLSIVFIMFSFILSEWIIPAALNKSEYIYRIKIKKEEPYVFFKNGSIWFKRGNVINNIDSIDVKKDIIKGLTVIELSDSYTIKKRIDAKEGIWKNDSWFFTDVAERIFDDEGIKSVKKYTVLKDLIREPPSVFKVMEKNPEEMGYRELSNYIKRLKADGHDVRRYLVDLYGKVAFPFINLIMVFAAFSVGLRYTKTKNVSMGIFMGICIGVLYFLFHNISLSYGYSTFPPIFAAWFSNIIFFSAGIIGIVTLRT
- a CDS encoding ribonuclease H-like domain-containing protein codes for the protein MKAYLDIETDRWGNISVIGIYTKQKGLLQLYGDNITTENVGILIYQTKTIVTFNGDSFDLPFIKKKLHLDLKATHHSLDLFKEKKRLGIKGGLKELEKKFGIVRKTEGINGYHAIKLWESYIRDGNSEALDLLLEYNGEDVINLISLESCLANL
- a CDS encoding alpha/beta fold hydrolase, giving the protein MTENFELDVFHNKISGIMTVPDGDKKNPCVILSHGLISSKESSKYIAMSKNLDDAGIASCRFDYHGCGESGGNIEETTLTKRVGNLDAITEYVVNHNLVDADKIGILGSSFGGSACIIKAAKDKRIKCVALWATPYRLEKKEDGRISEIEFNESIYTDFLTYNLLLEAAKVSCALVIHGEIDETVPCSEGKSIYKCLKKPKKIEIIKGADHIFSNLSHREKAISLSLNWFRRFFLGS
- a CDS encoding site-2 protease family protein, with the translated sequence MSRKYGIPATLPYFLPFPLSPFGTFGAIIKIKGVFINKKALFDIGVAGPLSGFVVSVPLIILGIKLSTIQSVTGNASYLKLGDPLIFKIVQQLLIGNIPEGSDLVLHPFGYAGWVGLFVTALNLLPVGQLDGGHIVYAVFGEKSKWVFGATLIALGVFSIFYNPGWLALVIILLIFGMRHPQPFDTETELDDKRKFIAFVILIIFILSFTPIPFPSLNISKSSGILI